The proteins below are encoded in one region of Fusobacterium massiliense:
- the recO gene encoding DNA repair protein RecO: protein MLFLRSKGIVISKTDVEEADRYITVFMEEFGKVSVFVKGIRKSKKRDKTAVDILSETDFLFHMKNENIILSDFFSIDNYKNIKKDIEKLNVALYIFSVLNQVLVENGKNRGMYTLLEKTLRYLDKTEDMRKNYLLIVYFLYQIIKDEGIDTGKNVDFFIEEINKKVSILAKEILKSLFDEKLKRIIDDEKYEFTFIKEVILLLEFYINKNLDIGINAEKMLWGAWIW from the coding sequence ATGTTATTTTTAAGAAGTAAAGGGATAGTAATTTCAAAAACAGATGTTGAAGAAGCAGATAGATATATAACTGTTTTCATGGAAGAATTTGGAAAAGTATCGGTTTTTGTCAAAGGAATTAGAAAAAGTAAAAAAAGAGACAAAACAGCAGTTGATATACTATCTGAAACAGATTTCTTATTTCATATGAAAAATGAAAATATAATATTGTCAGATTTTTTTAGCATAGATAACTATAAAAACATAAAGAAAGATATTGAAAAATTAAATGTGGCTCTTTATATATTTTCTGTTTTAAACCAAGTATTAGTAGAGAATGGGAAAAATAGAGGTATGTACACTCTTTTAGAAAAAACATTAAGATATCTTGATAAAACAGAGGATATGAGAAAAAATTATTTACTAATAGTCTATTTTTTGTACCAGATTATAAAGGACGAGGGTATAGACACAGGGAAAAATGTAGATTTTTTCATTGAGGAAATAAATAAAAAAGTATCAATTTTAGCAAAAGAAATACTAAAAAGTCTATTTGATGAGAAATTGAAAAGAATAATAGATGATGAAAAGTATGAATTTACATTTATAAAGGAAGTTATTTTATTATTGGAATTTTATATTAATAAAAA